The following proteins come from a genomic window of Lytechinus pictus isolate F3 Inbred chromosome 1, Lp3.0, whole genome shotgun sequence:
- the LOC129257103 gene encoding CD63 antigen-like isoform X1 has product MEGSAKCIKYLMFFFNFIFFIFGLGIIIGGSLTLTLYSEYVDFTGNTGTAIPIALICIGVFIFLTGFFGCCGAVKENYCMLATFAFIMVLLLILELAAGISGYVKRDDIDNLIDDNMSELQQTYNESESTKDLFDNMQKNLECCGTLNYTSWFGFNDTAGYNVVPMSCCITMLEGCNSDVSRDPFVAERKIHVYACYPALKDLLIGNIGIIAGVAIAIAVIEIFGIAFACCLMRYVSGPYVVVVQSSNQGT; this is encoded by the exons ATGGAAGGATCGGCAAAATGCATCAAATATTTGATGTTCTTCTTTAACTTCATATTTTTC atctTCGGTCTTGGTATCATAATCGGAGGAAGTTTGACATTGACCTTGTACAGTGAGTATGTAGACTTCACCGGTAATACAGGAACAGCTATCCCTATAGCACTCATCTGTATTGGTGTCTTCATATTCCTTACTGGATTCTTTGGATGTTGCGGAGCAGTCAAGGAGAACTACTGCATGCTGGCAACG TTTGCATTCATCATGGTTCTTCTCCTGATCTTGGAACTGGCGGCTGGTATCTCTGGCTATGTTAAACGTGATGACATTGATAACCTGATCGACGACAACATGTCTGAACTCCAACAGACTTATAACGAAAGTGAATCAACGAAAGATCTCTTTGATAACATGCAGAAAAAC TTGGAGTGCTGTGGAACACTCAACTATACTTCATGGTTTGGCTTTAACGACACAGCTGGCTACAACGTGGTACCTATGTCATGCTGTATTACAATGCTAGAAGGCTGTAACAGTGATGTGTCGCGCGATCCGTTTGTGGCAGAACGTAAAATACATGTCTAC GCTTGCTACCCCGCACTCAAAGATCTTCTGATTGGCAATATTGGAATTATAGCTGGAGTAGCCATTGCCATTGCTGTCATTGAG ATCTTTGGAATTGCATTTGCATGTTGTTTGATGAGGTATGTTAGTGGTCCCTATGTGGTGGTTGTTCAAAGCTCCAATCAAGGTACCTAG
- the LOC129257103 gene encoding CD63 antigen-like isoform X2: MEGSAKCIKYLMFFFNFIFFIFGLGIIIGGSLTLTLYSEYVDFTGNTGTAIPIALICIGVFIFLTGFFGCCGAVKENYCMLATFAFIMVLLLILELAAGISGYVKRDDIDNLIDDNMSELQQTYNESESTKDLFDNMQKNLECCGSDNYTDWLGYNASNPNMVPQSCCKSPSVSNCNVPGSTNFDIYTEACYPALKDLLIGNIGIIAGVAIAIAVIEIFGIAFACCLMRYVSGPYVVVVQSSNQGT, encoded by the exons ATGGAAGGATCGGCAAAATGCATCAAATATTTGATGTTCTTCTTTAACTTCATATTTTTC atctTCGGTCTTGGTATCATAATCGGAGGAAGTTTGACATTGACCTTGTACAGTGAGTATGTAGACTTCACCGGTAATACAGGAACAGCTATCCCTATAGCACTCATCTGTATTGGTGTCTTCATATTCCTTACTGGATTCTTTGGATGTTGCGGAGCAGTCAAGGAGAACTACTGCATGCTGGCAACG TTTGCATTCATCATGGTTCTTCTCCTGATCTTGGAACTGGCGGCTGGTATCTCTGGCTATGTTAAACGTGATGACATTGATAACCTGATCGACGACAACATGTCTGAACTCCAACAGACTTATAACGAAAGTGAATCAACGAAAGATCTCTTTGATAACATGCAGAAAAAC TTGGAATGCTGTGGATCGGATAACTACACTGACTGGTTGGGGTATAACGCTTCGAATCCCAACATGGTTCCCCAATCATGCTGCAAGTCACCTTCTGTTTCAAACTGCAACGTACCAGGATCAACTAACtttgatatctacacagaa GCTTGCTACCCCGCACTCAAAGATCTTCTGATTGGCAATATTGGAATTATAGCTGGAGTAGCCATTGCCATTGCTGTCATTGAG ATCTTTGGAATTGCATTTGCATGTTGTTTGATGAGGTATGTTAGTGGTCCCTATGTGGTGGTTGTTCAAAGCTCCAATCAAGGTACCTAG
- the LOC129257103 gene encoding CD63 antigen-like isoform X4: MEGSAKCIKYLMFFFNFIFFIFGLGIIIGGSLTLTLYSEYVDFTGNTGTAIPIALICIGVFIFLTGFFGCCGAVKENYCMLATFAFIMVLLLILELAAGISGYVKRDDIDNLIDDNMSELQQTYNESESTKDLFDNMQKNLECCGSDNYTDWLGYNASNPNMVPQSCCKSPSVSNCNVPGSTNFDIYTEACYPALKDLLIGNIGIIAGVAIAIAVIEIFGIAFACCLMRVVKGEYETV; the protein is encoded by the exons ATGGAAGGATCGGCAAAATGCATCAAATATTTGATGTTCTTCTTTAACTTCATATTTTTC atctTCGGTCTTGGTATCATAATCGGAGGAAGTTTGACATTGACCTTGTACAGTGAGTATGTAGACTTCACCGGTAATACAGGAACAGCTATCCCTATAGCACTCATCTGTATTGGTGTCTTCATATTCCTTACTGGATTCTTTGGATGTTGCGGAGCAGTCAAGGAGAACTACTGCATGCTGGCAACG TTTGCATTCATCATGGTTCTTCTCCTGATCTTGGAACTGGCGGCTGGTATCTCTGGCTATGTTAAACGTGATGACATTGATAACCTGATCGACGACAACATGTCTGAACTCCAACAGACTTATAACGAAAGTGAATCAACGAAAGATCTCTTTGATAACATGCAGAAAAAC TTGGAATGCTGTGGATCGGATAACTACACTGACTGGTTGGGGTATAACGCTTCGAATCCCAACATGGTTCCCCAATCATGCTGCAAGTCACCTTCTGTTTCAAACTGCAACGTACCAGGATCAACTAACtttgatatctacacagaa GCTTGCTACCCCGCACTCAAAGATCTTCTGATTGGCAATATTGGAATTATAGCTGGAGTAGCCATTGCCATTGCTGTCATTGAG ATCTTTGGAATCGCATTTGCTTGCTGTTTGATGAGGGTTGTTAAAGGCGAATATGAGACGGTTTAA
- the LOC129257103 gene encoding CD63 antigen-like isoform X3, translating into MEGSAKCIKYLMFFFNFIFFIFGLGIIIGGSLTLTLYSEYVDFTGNTGTAIPIALICIGVFIFLTGFFGCCGAVKENYCMLATFAFIMVLLLILELAAGISGYVKRDDIDNLIDDNMSELQQTYNESESTKDLFDNMQKNLECCGTLNYTSWFGFNDTAGYNVVPMSCCITMLEGCNSDVSRDPFVAERKIHVYACYPALKDLLIGNIGIIAGVAIAIAVIEIFGIAFACCLMRVVKGEYETV; encoded by the exons ATGGAAGGATCGGCAAAATGCATCAAATATTTGATGTTCTTCTTTAACTTCATATTTTTC atctTCGGTCTTGGTATCATAATCGGAGGAAGTTTGACATTGACCTTGTACAGTGAGTATGTAGACTTCACCGGTAATACAGGAACAGCTATCCCTATAGCACTCATCTGTATTGGTGTCTTCATATTCCTTACTGGATTCTTTGGATGTTGCGGAGCAGTCAAGGAGAACTACTGCATGCTGGCAACG TTTGCATTCATCATGGTTCTTCTCCTGATCTTGGAACTGGCGGCTGGTATCTCTGGCTATGTTAAACGTGATGACATTGATAACCTGATCGACGACAACATGTCTGAACTCCAACAGACTTATAACGAAAGTGAATCAACGAAAGATCTCTTTGATAACATGCAGAAAAAC TTGGAGTGCTGTGGAACACTCAACTATACTTCATGGTTTGGCTTTAACGACACAGCTGGCTACAACGTGGTACCTATGTCATGCTGTATTACAATGCTAGAAGGCTGTAACAGTGATGTGTCGCGCGATCCGTTTGTGGCAGAACGTAAAATACATGTCTAC GCTTGCTACCCCGCACTCAAAGATCTTCTGATTGGCAATATTGGAATTATAGCTGGAGTAGCCATTGCCATTGCTGTCATTGAG ATCTTTGGAATCGCATTTGCTTGCTGTTTGATGAGGGTTGTTAAAGGCGAATATGAGACGGTTTAA